Proteins encoded by one window of Arachis hypogaea cultivar Tifrunner chromosome 1, arahy.Tifrunner.gnm2.J5K5, whole genome shotgun sequence:
- the LOC112791602 gene encoding probable amino acid permease 7 has product MADDCASNDSTPLLQTQYAESEPKRTGTVWTAVAHIVTGVIGSGVLSLAWSIAQLGWIGGPLAMLLFASITLLSSFLLSNTYRSPDPEYGPKRSSSYLDAVNIHQGVGTGRLCGVFVNVSLYGFGIAYIITSAISMRAIQESNCHIKNGNGACEFGDSYYMLIFGVIQILLSQIPNFHNIQWLSVVAAVMSFAYAFIGMGFAIKQTVEKGYAEGTIEGIPTSTDVQKMWLVAQALGDIAFSYPFSVILIEVQDTLKSPPPENVTMRRASLIAVIITTFFYLCCGCAGYAAFGNDTPGNLLTGFEFARPHWLVDFANACIVVHLVGAYQVYSQPLFANVENWLRFKFPDSDFVNQTYNLKLPFLPAFPLNFLRLTFRTAYVVSTTIIGMLFPYFNQILGVLGGIIFWPLTIYFPVEMYLSQGNIQPWTTKWVLLRTFSIVCFVVGMFTLVGSIEGIISAKLS; this is encoded by the exons ATGGCAGATGACTGTGCATCAAACGACAGCACACCACTGCTGCAAACCCAGTATGCGGAATCGGAGCCGAAAAGAACAGGGACGGTGTGGACAGCAGTGGCGCACATAGTGACAGGTGTCATAGGCTCAGGAGTGCTCTCACTCGCATGGAGCATAGCCCAGCTTGGATGGATCGGAGGCCCTCTCGCAATGCTTCTCTTCGCTTCCATcactcttctttcctcttttcttctcaGCAACACCTATCGCTCCCCGGACCCTGAATATGGACCCAAACGGAGTTCTTCTTATCTTGACGCCGTTAATATTCATCAGG GAGTTGGAACTGGAAGgctctgtggtgtttttgtgaaTGTGAGCTTATATGGTTTTGGAATTGCCTACATTATTACTTCAGCTATCAGCATGAG AGCAATCCAAGAATCAAACTGTCACATTAAGAACGGGAATGGTGCATGTGAGTTTGGGGATTCATACTACATGCTTATATTTGGAGTTATCCAGATTCTTCTTTCACAGATACCAAACTTCCATAACATTCAGTGGCTTTCGGTTGTCGCGGCGGTTATGTCCTTCGCTTATGCCTTCATAGGAATGGGGTTCGCCATCAAGCAAACCGTAG AAAAAGGATATGCTGAGGGTACCATTGAAGGAATTCCTACTTCTACTGATGTTCAAAAGATGTGGCTGGTTGCTCAAGCTCTTGGTGACATAGCATTCTCCTATCCATTCTCAGTAATTCTTATAGAAGTACAG GATACCTTGAAGTCACCTCCTCCTGAAAACGTAACCATGAGGAGGGCCTCGCTAATAGCAGTCATTATCACGACGTTTTTCTACCTCTGTTGCGGCTGTGCTGGATATGCAGCTTTCGGCAATGACACACCGGGAAACCTTTTAACAGGGTTTGAATTTGCAAGGCCTCACTGGCTAGTAGACTTTGCCAATGCTTGTATAGTTGTTCATCTTGTTGGTGCATATCAG GTGTATAGCCAGCCACTCTTCGCCAATGTTGAGAATTGGCTTCGGTTCAAATTCCCGGACAGCGATTTTGTGAATCAAACATATAACTTGAAACTTCCTTTTCTGCCAGCTTTTCCGTTAAACTTCCTTCGGCTTACTTTCCGAACTGCTTATGTTGTGTCCACAACCATCATTGGGATGCTCTTTCCCTATTTCAATCAGATCTTGGGGGTTCTTGGTGGCATAATCTTTTGGCCATTAACGATATATTTTCCGGTGGAAATGTACTTGAGTCAGGGCAACATTCAACCATGGACGACGAAGTGGGTCTTGCTTAGAACTTTTAGCATTGTTTGTTTTGTGGTGGGAATGTTTACTCTTGTTGGATCCATTGAAGGAATAATAAGTGCAAAATTAAGCTGA
- the LOC112791609 gene encoding transcription factor MYB80 — MGRIPCCEKDNVKRGQWTPEEDNKLSSYIAQHGTRNWRLIPKNAGLQRCGKSCRLRWTNYLRPDLKHGQFSDSEEQTIVKLHSVFGNRWSLIAAQLPGRTDNDVKNHWNTKLKKKLSGMGIDPVTHKPFSHLMAEIATTLAPPQAAHLAEAALGCFKDEVLHLLTKKPISFQGQHSTMTQGNNITDYINCKPEEKDDTVEKIKLGLSKAIQEEPEMMPSNKHWDSSAATSASYAMSYSVFPPMPGFQYNPVPFGTKGDASPWSQSVCTGSTCTAVDQQNQLHEKLEENGDDSEATKEMRNLSNIFNSDCVLWDLQADDLMNPMV, encoded by the exons ATGGGACGCATTCCATGCTGTGAGAAGGACAATGTGAAAAGGGGACAATGGACTCCGGAGGAAGATAACAAGCTCTCCTCCTACATTGCTCAACATGGCACCCGCAATTGGCGCCTTATCCCCAAGAATGCTG GTCTCCAGAGATGTGGAAAGAGCTGCAGGCTAAGGTGGACAAACTACCTTCGTCCTGATCTCAAACATGGCCAATTCTCTGATTCTGAAGAACAAACTATTGTGAAGCTTCACTCAGTTTTTGGCAACAG GTGGTCACTGATAGCAGCACAGCTGCCGGGACGCACCGACAATGATGTGAAAAACCACTGGAATACcaagctgaagaagaagctttCAGGCATGGGAATTGACCCTGTGACACACAAGCCATTCTCACACCTAATGGCTGAAATCGCCACAACCTTGGCACCGCCACAGGCAGCGCACCTTGCCGAAGCAGCACTTGGCTGCTTCAAGGATGAGGTACTCCACCTTCTGACCAAGAAGCCAATTAGCTTCCAAGGCCAACACTCAACTATGACACAAGGGAATAACATCACAGATTATATTAACTGTAAACCAGAAGAAAAGGATGACACTGTTGAAAAGATTAAGCTTGGATTATCAAAGGCAATACAGGAAGAACCTGAAATGATGCCCTCAAATAAGCATTGGGATTCCAGTGCAGCTACATCTGCAAGCTATGCAATGTCATACAGCGTATTCCCACCCATGCCCGGGTTTCAGTATAACCCAGTACCTTTTGGGACTAAAGGGGATGCTTCACCATGGAGCCAAAGTGTATGCACTGGGAGCACATGCACAGCTGTAGATCAGCAAAACCAGTTACATGAAAAGCTTGAAGAAAATGGGGATGATTCCGAAGCTACAAAAGAAATGAGAAACTTATCCAATATTTTCAACTCAGATTGTGTCTTGTGGGATTTACAAGCAGATGATCTAATGAACCCAATGGTGTAA
- the LOC112791594 gene encoding LOW QUALITY PROTEIN: proteasome activator subunit 4-like (The sequence of the model RefSeq protein was modified relative to this genomic sequence to represent the inferred CDS: inserted 1 base in 1 codon), whose product MHLYNAWLPPPLAAQTAAERDSFRRVISDVSASFRPDDPESVFSTLKFISVLDLFIKAKSDVALEDVEALIQMGLELFHLSRNKLYAQVRWGNLLVRLLNKYRKKIALSIQWRPLYDTLISTHFTRSTGPEGWRIRQRHFETITTLVQSCRRFFPSGSAFEIWSEFKSLLQNPWHNSSFEGSGFARLFLPMNEDNQDFYSHGWIEECIDLWGSIPNCQFWNSQWADVVAWVIKNYHNLDLECFLPLLFARYLNMFEVPVANGSGSYPYSLDVPRNTKFLFSNKSSTPAKAIAKTIVYLLKPGSSSQQHFEKLINILEQYYHPSNGGRWTYSLERFLFHLVLQFQKRLQNEQLGTKNSKPIEQHLGKSERVFFVNSVLKLIDRGQYSKNEHLSETVAAATSILSYVEPSLVLPFVASRFRMALETMTAIHQLKIAVMSVAFVGRSLFFTSVSASSMKQVDLGGDDETLIDLMGVSLSNALLGMDANDPPKTLATMQLIGSIFSNLALLDDKIDDLSLMPMIRFSEWLDEFLCRLFSLLLHLEPSSVINEGLHSSAASGTFLVDDGPYYFCLLEILLGRLSESLYNQALKKISKFVRTNILPGAIAEVGLLCCACVHSNPEEAVSQLVEPILTSVISSLKGTPHTGFAGGTFYASSTKNRSTISPALEAAIDYQLKILSVGITFGGPAILRYKDQFKEAVFLAFDSPSWKVNGAADHLLRSLLGSQVHYYPIDQYRCVLSHPDAAALEEWISTKDFTADERLTPKWHIPCDEEVQFANELLDIHFKSALDDLLKICETKMHVDQGDEKEHLKVTLLRIESSLQGLFSCLPDFVPNSRNGMADDSDHKFLIAGATGCTVGSTALREKAAEIVHTACKYILEKKSDDSILLILIIRIMDSLGNYGSLEYDEWSSHRQAWKLESAAIVEPPVNFIVSSRSKGKKRPRWALIDKAFMHNTWRSSQASYHLYRTSGNFSPSDHVTLLVDDLLSLSLHSYETVRLLAGKALVKLIKRWPSMISKCVITLTTKLQDSNAEEYAVLGSCSVLASQTVLKHLTTDLKSFSSFIMAILSSSHHESLKSQKAINELFVKYNIQFSGVSKSFFRISDKDNHTCGLGFSDLVSQIGSMSFDSTGLHWRYNLMANRVLLLLALASRNHPNSSTRILSETAGHFLKNLKSQLPQTRILAISALNTLLKESPYKLSPGEKSAVLEDLQGNAKSSLEEALTHTFQEEGFFNETLNSLSHVHIISDSESASRGGHGDSSFQSLADKSITRFYFEFSASWPRTPSWISFFGSDTFYSSFARIFKRLVQECGMPVVVALKGAVDEFTTAKERSKQCVAAEVLAGVLHSDVDGLLGEWENWLMPQLKNIILAQSVESVPEWATCIRYAVTGKGKYGTRVPLLRQKILDALMTPLPPTVATTVTAKRYAFLAAALIEIXPQKMPVAEIQLHNILLNEVLGNMCHSSAQVREALGVTLSVLCSNIRLYHSSHHDDTSSNVDTPMKDESWVQLLTERAAEAVVNIQNVSQSDKVTNPIDTRSQNGHADNDSQDDTKWMETLLCFIISSLKSGRSSYLLDVIVGLLHPVISLQETSNKDLATVAKAAFELLKWMIVWEPHLQKAISVILSAASDPNWRTRSATLTYLRTFMYRHTFILSSPKKHEIWGTVEKLLVDNQVEVREHAAAVLAGLMKSGDEDIAKDFRNRAYVEANNVYKRRKSRKSSSGSSMASVHGAVLALAASVLSAPYDMPSWLPEHVTLLARFSGEPSPVKSTVTKAIAEFRRTHADTWNVQKELFTEEQLEILADTSSSSSYFA is encoded by the exons ATGCATCTCTACAATGCATGGCTTCCACCGCCGCTCGCCGCCCAAACCGCCGCCGAGAGGGACTCATTCCGCCGTGTCATCTCCGACGTCTCCGCCTCCTTCCGCCCTGACGATCCCGAATCCGTCTTCTCCACTCTCAAATTCATCTCTGTCCTTGACCT TTTTATAAAGGCCAAAAGTGATGTAGCTTTGGAAGATGTCGAAGCCCTTATTCAGATGGGCCTTGAACTATTTCACTTGTCCCGTAACAAGCTTTATGCACAG GTTAGATGGGGAAATTTGTTAGTCAGACTACTCAACAAATATAGGAAAAAGATTGCATTGAGTATTCAGTGGCGGCCTTTGTATGATACGTTGATCAGCACACATTTTACTAG AAGTACAGGTCCAGAAGGTTGGAGAATAAGACAACGACACTTTGAAACTATAACTACCCTTGTTCAGTCCTGCCGGAGATTCTTCCCATCAGGTTCTGCCTTTGAGATATGGTCTGAGTTTAA atctttaTTGCAAAACCCATGGCATAATTCATCCTTTGAGGGATCTGGGTTTGCAAGACTATTCCTTCCTATGAACGAGGACAATCAGGATTTTTATTCACA TGGTTGGATTGAAGAATGTATAGACTTGTGGGGATCTATACCAAATTGCCAATTCTGGAACAGTCAATGGGCAGATGTGGTAGCCTGGGTCATAAAAAATTACCACAATCTTGATTTGGAGTGCTTTCTGCCTTTGCTTTTTGCCAGATACTTGAATATGTTTGAG GTTCCTGTGGCAAATGGCAGTGGATCTTATCCCTATTCATTGGATGTCCCAAGGAACACGAAGTTCTTGTTCTCCAACAAAAGTTCCACTCCTGCGAAGGCTATAGCCAAAACAATT GTATATTTATTAAAACCTGGTAGTTCATCACAACAGCACTTTGAGAAGTTGATCAACATTTTGGAGCA ATACTATCATCCCTCGAATGGTGGTCGATGGACTTACTCATTGGAGCGATTTTTGTTTCATTTGGTACTTCAATTTCAGAAGCGCCTGCAGAACGAACAGTT GGGCACAAAAAATAGCAAACCAATTGAACAACATCTTGGGAAATCAGAGAGGGTCTTCTTTGTTAATTCTGTGCTAAAGTTAATTGATCGGGGACAATACAGCAAGAATGAGCATCTCTCTGAGACAGTAGCTGCAGCAACTTCGATATTATCCTATGTGGAACCCTCTTTGGTTCTACCATTTGTGGCATCTCGGTTCAGAATGGCCCTTGAGACG ATGACTGCCATCCACCAGTTGAAAATTGCAGTTATGTCAGTGGCATTTGTTGGGCGTTCACTATTTTTTACGTCCGTATCAGCTTCCTCAATGAAACAAGTTGATCTTGGTGGTGATGATGAAACATTAATTGATCTTATGGGGGTTTCATTATCGAATGCATTACTTGGCATGGATGCTAATGACCCTCCGAAGACCTTGGCTACCATGCAGTTAATTGGTTCCATCTTTTCAAAT TTGGCTTTATTGGAtgataaaattgatgacttgTCACTTATGCCGATGATACGTTTCTCTGAATGGCTGGATGAGTTCTTATGCCGTCTCTTTTCCTTACTTCTACACTTGGAACCAAGCAGTGTTAT AAATGAAGGTCTGCACTCTTCAGCAGCATCAGGGACTTTTCTGGTTGATGATGGTCCATACTACTTCTGTCTGCTTGAAATTCTGCTTGGGAGGCTTTCGGAATCACTTTATAATCAG GCTTTGAAGAAAATTTCCAAGTTTGTGAGGACAAATATTCTTCCTGGTGCTATTGCTGAGGTTGGACTGCTCTGTTGTGCATGCGTACACTCAAACCCAGAAGAAGCAGTTAGTCAACTCGTTGAGCCAATATTAACATCTGTGATATCCTCCTTGAAAGGAACACCACACACTGGATTTGCAGGAGGAACCTTTTATGCTTCTTCAACCAAG AATAGATCCACAATTTCACCAGCTCTTGAGGCTGCAATCGactatcaattaaaaatattatcagTTGGCATCACTTTTGGCGGTCCGGCAATACTCCGCTATAAGGATCAATTTAAAGAAGCTGTCTTCTTGGCTTTTGACTCACCATCCTGGAAG GTTAATGGGGCTGCTGATCATCTTCTCCGATCCCTTCTTGGAAGTCAGGTTCATTATTATCCAATAGATCAGTACAG ATGTGTTCTCAGTCATCCTGATGCTGCTGCTCTAGAAGAATGGATTAGTACAAAAGATTTTACTGCAGATGAAAGATTGACCCCGAAGTGGCATATTCCTTGTGATGAAGAAGTTCAGTTTGCAAATGAGCTTTTAGACATTCACTTTAAGTCGGCTTTGGATGATCTGTTAAAAATATGCGAAACTAAAATGCATGTGGATCAAG GGGATGAGAAAGAGCACTTGAAAGTGACTCTCTTACGAATTGAGTCATCATTGCAAGGACTTTTTTCTTGCTTGCCTGATTTTGTCCCAAATTCAAGGAATGGGATGGCTGATGATTCAGATCATAAGTTTCTAATTGCTGGAGCAACAGGATGTACTGTTGGCAGTACCGCTTTGCGAGAAAAAGCTGCTGAGATTGTACATACAGCCTGCAA GTATATTCTGGAGAAAAAATCAGATGACAGCATCCTTTTGATACTCATTATACGCATTATGGATTCTTTAGGAAATTATG GTAGTTTGGAATATGATGAGTGGTCGAGTCACAGGCAGGCTTGGAAGTTGGAATCTGCTGCCATAGTAGAACCTCCGGTTAATTTCATTGTGTCAAGTCGTTCTAAAGGAAAGAAAAG ACCGAGGTGGGCTCTTATTGACAAGGCATTCATGCACAATACGTGGAGATCTTCACAAGCATCCTATCATCTTTATAGAACAAGTGGGAATTTCAGCCCATCAGATCATGTGACCCTTTTGGTGGATGATTTGTTGAGTCTCTCTTTGCATAGCTATGAAACAGTGCGCCT GCTTGCAGGAAAAGCTCTAGTGAAGCTAATCAAGAGATGGCCGTCTATGATCTCTAAGTGTGTTATCACCCTTACCACCAAGTTGCAGGATTCCAATGCCGAGGAATATGCAGTGCTGGGTTCTTGTTCGGTCCTTGCCTCACAAACGGTTCTTAAACATTTGACTACG GATCTGAAGTCATTCTCTTCATTTATCATGGCCATTCTCTCAAG TTCTCATCATGAATCCTTGAAATCTCAGAAAGCAATTAATGAG CTTTTTGTAAAGTACAACATCCAATTTTCTGGAGTATCTAAAAGCTTTTTTAGGATATCAGACAAAGACAACCATACTTGTGGACTGGGATTTTCAGATTTGGTTTCTCAGATTGGCTCTATGAGTTTTGATTCCACTGGCTTGCATTGGCG GTATAATTTAATGGCCAACAGAGTTTTGCTCTTGCTAGCTTTGGCTTCTCGGAACCACCCAAATTCATCAACTAGAATCCTGAGTGAAACAGCTG GCCACTTTTTGAAGAATTTGAAAAGTCAACTTCCTCAGACAAGGATACTTGCAATTTCGGCTTTGAATACACTCTTAAAGGAATCACCGTACAAGCTGTCACCTGGTGAGAAATCTGCTGTACTCGAGGATTTGCAAGGCAATGCCAAGTCATCCCTTGAAGAAGCTTTAACTCACACCTTTCAGGAAGAGGGTTTCTTCAACGAGACactcaatagtctttctcatgttcATATCATAAGTGATTCTGAAAGTGCTTCTAGAGGAGGTCATGGAGATTCCAGTTTCCAAAGCTTGGCTGACAAATCTATAACCCGCTTCTACTTTGAATTTTCGGCTTCATGGCCACGCACTCCAAGTTGGATCTCATTTTTTGGGAGTGATACATTCTACTCAAGTTTTGCACGTATTTTCAAGCGGCTTGTACAAGAATGCGGCATGCCAGTTGTAGTGGCGCTAAAAGGCGCTGTAGATGAGTTTACAACTGCCAAGGAGAGGTCTAAACAATGTGTAGCTGCTGAAGTATTGGCGGGTGTGTTACACTCTGATGTTGATGGTCTATTGGGAGAGTGGGAAAACTGGCTCATGCCTCAGTTGAAGAATATCATTCTAGCACAATCTGTTGAATCAGTTCCTGAATGGGCCACTTGCATACGGTATGCAGTTACTGGCAAAGGGAAATATGGAACAAGAGTTCCTCTGCTGAGGCAGAAAATTCTTGATGCTTTGATGACACCTTTACCTCCAACAGTAGCTACGACTGTAACAGCCAAGCGATATGCTTTTCTGGCAGCTGCGCTGATAGAAA TCCCACAGAAAATGCCAGTTGCTGAAATCCAGCTCCACAATATACTCTTGAATGAAGTTCTTGGTAATATGTGCCACTCATCAGCCCAA GTGAGGGAAGCTCTAGGTGTTACCCTATCTGTTTTGTGCTCAAACATTCGACTATATCACTCAAGTCATCATGATGATACAAGCAGCAATGTTGATACTCCGATGAAAGATGAAAGCTGGGTTCAGCTTCTTACTGAACGAGCTGCTGAAGCAGTTGTTAACATTCAGAATGTTAGCCAATCAGACAAAGTAACCAATCCCATAGATACAAGATCTCAAAATGGGCATGCAGACAATGATTCTCAAGATGATACGAAGTGGATGGAGACG CTACTATGCTTCATCATCTCATCATTGAAGTCTGGGAGATCCTCTTATCTACTTGATGTTATTGTGGGGCTTCTTCATCCTGTTATTTCTTTGCAG GAAACCTCGAATAAAGATTTAGCAACAGTAGCAAAGGCAGCTTTTGAATTGCTAAAATGGATGATTGTCTGGGAACCTCACCTCCAGAAGGCTATCTCTGTGATTCTTTCTGCTGCCAGTGATCCTAATTGGCGAACTAGATCTGCTACTTTGACATATCTGCGCACTTTCATGTACAG GCACACTTTCATTCTCTCAAGTCCGAAGAAACATGAAATTTGGGGTACTGTTGAGAAGTTACTAGTAGACAACCAAGTTGAG GTAAGAGAACATGCGGCAGCAGTCTTAGCAGGATTAATGAAGAGTGGAGATGAAGATATAGCTAAGGATTTCCGCAATAGAGCTTATGTAGAGGCAAATAATGTATACAAGAGAAGGAAGTCAAG AAAATCAAGTTCTGGTTCATCCATGGCCTCTGTTCATGGTGCTGTACTAGCTTTGGCAGCTTCTGTATTATCAGCTCCATATGATATGCCCAG TTGGTTGCCTGAGCATGTTACATTGCTGGCTCGTTTCAGTGGGGAGCCCTCCCCTGTGAAATCTACTGTTACAAAAGCTATAGCAGAGTTCCGGCGCACTCACGCTGATACATGGAATGTTCAGAAAGAGTTATTTACGGAAGAGCAACTCGAG ATCCTGGCAGatacatcatcttcatcatcgtaTTTTGCTTGA